The stretch of DNA CGCGTTTCAGATAGCATGGAAACTTTTCCATACGCGGTGGAACCTGAAACGTGATGGTAGACGCAGGCCAAGAATCCTGTTCTTAGCAGACAGAAATATACTTGCTGACCAGGCTTTTAATGATTTTTCAGCCTTTCAGGAAGATGCACTGGTGCGTATCAGCCCAAAAGAGATAGCAAAAAAAGGAAGTGTGCCGACTAATGGCAGCATTTTCTTTACTATTTTCCAGACCTTCATGAGCGGCCCTGAAAATACGCCTTATTTTGGTGAGTATCCTGCAGATTACTTTGATTTTATTATCATTGATGAATGCCATCGAGGCGGCGCAAATGATGAAAGCAACTGGCGAAGCATTATGGAATACTTCTCTCCTGCAGTCCAGCTTGGTTTAACTGCAACGCCCAAACGCGATGACAATGTGGATACCTACAAATACTTCGGTGAGCCGGTATACATCTATTCACTTAAAGAAGGCATTAACGATGGTTTTTTGACTCCTTTTAAAGTAAAACGTATAAAAACTACATTAGATGACTATATTTATACTCCGGATGACCAGGTAATTGAGGGTGAAGTCGAGGAAGGTAAAATCTATACAGAAGTCGATTTTAATAAAATCATCGAAATTAAAGAACGTGAGGCAAAGAGAGTAAAGATATTCCTTTCTGAAATTAACCAGAAGGAAAAAGGTATTGTTTTCTGCGCCACTCAAACCCACGCAGCGATAGTCAGGGATCTGATCAATCAATATAAACATAGCAACGAGCCGAATTACTGTGTCCGTGTTACTGCTAATGACGGTTCTCTTGGAGAAGAGTACTTGCGCAAGTTTCGAGATAACGAAAATACTATTCCAACGATTCTCACCACCTCACAAAAACTCTCTACTGGCGTTGATGCCCGAAATATCCGAAATATCATTCTCATGCGGCCAATAAACTCCATCATCGAGTTTAAGCAGATAGTTGGACGTGGCACGCGGCTGTTCGATGGAAAAGAGTACTTCACAATTTACGATTTTGTAGATGCATACCACCATTTTGCCGATCCTGAATGGGATGGAGAGCCGCTGGAACCAGAATCTAAACCTGAGCTGCCAAAAGAAGTAAAAGATCCGAAAGAACCTTACCGTTCGTCGGAAGAGGACGAAAAAGAGGCAAAGAAAAAACTGAAAATAAAGCTGCGTGACGGCAAAGAGCGTGAGATTCAACACATGATTTCCACCTCTTTCTGGAGTGCGGACGGCAAACCGATTTCAGCACAGGAATTTTTACAAAACCTGTTCGGCATTTTACCTGAATTTTTTAAGGATGAAAATGAGCTTCGTACAATCTGGTCCAATCCGGTAACACGCAGCGCATTTCTTGAAAAACTTGCCGAAGCAGGATACGGTATGAATGAGCTCACGACACTACAAAAGCTTATAGATGCTGAAAAAAGCGATTTGTTTGATGTACTGGAATATGTTGCTTTTGCCATGCAACCAATGACAAGAGAAACGCGGGTAAACAGGGCTCAATCAAGAATTTTTGAAGGATTAAATGAGAAGCAAAAAGAGTTTCTGGATTTTGTCCTCTCGAAATATATAGAAACGGGTGTTGGAGAACTCAGCCCGGAAAAATTGCCAGGACTTCTTGAACTCAAATACCATACAATAAGCGATGCTAAGGCAGTCTTAGGCGGGATTGCCAAAACAAGAGAACTATTTGTTGGATTTCAAGAATACCTTTACGCACCGGTTGTTGCATAATCTGATGTAGGGTAAATGCAAAATTAACTGCAAGGAAAAATCAATTTCTCAGTAAAACATATCTGGTGCGCCGCCAATTTCAATGAATATGCCTCCAGGAAAGAAGAATAATAAGGTCGCGGAGGAGAGTGCCAGAGGCAAAACTCCTTCCAAACTATACACTATGATCGTCTACCTGATGGGAGGGCCTATGTGTGCCGAGTTCGAAGGTCCGA from Dehalobacter sp. encodes:
- a CDS encoding DEAD/DEAH box helicase family protein codes for the protein PDELWNKTFAIQDHWRDNFSRVPFENLGGTKNIRYYQEIAVNNTMAAIAEEKQRILLTLATGTGKTFIAFQIAWKLFHTRWNLKRDGRRRPRILFLADRNILADQAFNDFSAFQEDALVRISPKEIAKKGSVPTNGSIFFTIFQTFMSGPENTPYFGEYPADYFDFIIIDECHRGGANDESNWRSIMEYFSPAVQLGLTATPKRDDNVDTYKYFGEPVYIYSLKEGINDGFLTPFKVKRIKTTLDDYIYTPDDQVIEGEVEEGKIYTEVDFNKIIEIKEREAKRVKIFLSEINQKEKGIVFCATQTHAAIVRDLINQYKHSNEPNYCVRVTANDGSLGEEYLRKFRDNENTIPTILTTSQKLSTGVDARNIRNIILMRPINSIIEFKQIVGRGTRLFDGKEYFTIYDFVDAYHHFADPEWDGEPLEPESKPELPKEVKDPKEPYRSSEEDEKEAKKKLKIKLRDGKEREIQHMISTSFWSADGKPISAQEFLQNLFGILPEFFKDENELRTIWSNPVTRSAFLEKLAEAGYGMNELTTLQKLIDAEKSDLFDVLEYVAFAMQPMTRETRVNRAQSRIFEGLNEKQKEFLDFVLSKYIETGVGELSPEKLPGLLELKYHTISDAKAVLGGIAKTRELFVGFQEYLYAPVVA